In Microcella sp., the genomic stretch CGGGCACGGGAATCGGCACGTTGATGCCGACCATGCCCACGGTCACCTCGTTCTGGAAACGGCGCGCGGCGCCGCCGTCGTTCGTGAAGATGGCCGTGCCGTTGCCGTACTGCGAGCTGTTGATGAGCGCGAGGCCCTCGTCGTAGGTCTTCACGCGCACGACCGAGAGCACGGGGCCGAAGATCTCTTCGGTGTAGACCTTCGAGCTCGTCGGCACCTTGTCGATGAGGGTGG encodes the following:
- a CDS encoding aldehyde dehydrogenase family protein — encoded protein: TLIDKVPTSSKVYTEEIFGPVLSVVRVKTYDEGLALINSSQYGNGTAIFTNDGGAARRFQNEVTVGMVGINVPIPVPVGYYSFGGWKNSLFGDAKAYGTQAIPFFTREKAITSRWLDPSHGGINLGFPQN